TTGGAGCGCAACGGCATTTCTTACGCTTGGTGGAACGACCGGAATGGAAATCCCCAATATTTCTGGTCCGGCAGCAATTCCAGAGTTCACGTCTGCCAGTGCGGCATCGAGCAAACGTGTTTCGAAAACGACGTTCGCTGCAACTGCGACTCCAACGCTAAACTTCAACTAGTTGATCAAGgcatgaattttttaaatcaaagcCAATTCAATGATTGAAGTGCTGCAACATTAAAAACGTTACCAATTTTATATTCACAGGGGTTATTACTAGAAAGAAATTGTTACCAATAACACGCTTGAATTTCGGAGGCACCCACCGGGCTAACTCGACTGGCATGCACACTCTAGGAAGATTCGAGTGTGACGGCCGTTTGTCATCCGCTTTGAATAAAGGTTTCCCGACCTCGTGTGCGGATTTGTGGCGTAACGGGTTCGTCGCTAACGGACTCTACTCGATTAAAGGCAGCAAACAGGTGGAGAAAGTCTATTGCGACTTCAATAAGTTGCCCAGCGAACCAGGTAACAATGAAACTCATTATCTTTATACCTTTGCTTCTCCCTTCTAATGAAAATCACGATGATTAATACCACGtattttgatttgaagatTTTCAAACGTGGATCGGATACGAAGATGTGAAATCGCATCCAGTCTTTTTCCAGGTGCAAAAGGATGCAGATGTATTGCCACATAATAGCACGATTCCCTTTGAAATAGAACTACTGAATGTTGGCAGTGCGATGGATATTTCCTCGGGTGTTTTCACAGTGCCCCGCTCAGGACGCTATTTCTTCACGTTGTGGGGAATTAAGGATGAAGCCGCTAAAGGGACAGAATTATCATTGCAACTGAATGGGGTTCAGATCGCTCAAACTTCGAGTTCTTATGGCGGTTCGTACTCTACATATTCCCTCCAGACGACTTTGAATTTGCAAGGGGCTGATCAAATCTCTTCATCCCTCACAAGTGCAGCGATCCACAAAAAATCCGTTTCTACgtattccacattttttagTGGATGGTTGTTAGAGGAAGACATTTTTAAGAACTGATCGAAATGCATGGTTGAGATATTATGTACTTTAAGAAACGTTacagcaagaagaaaaattcgtaTTTGTTTATTCTCCAATCAAATTGGTGTCAgtcaaattttgtaaatatacTATACACGTActacatcttttcttttaaacagtGACTCAAAGAATGATGTAGAGTGGTTTGCATTTAAC
This window of the Daphnia pulex isolate KAP4 chromosome 5, ASM2113471v1 genome carries:
- the LOC124193736 gene encoding EGF and laminin G domain-containing protein-like, which encodes MELLLTLVMASVLMTTNALSVEVDQVRQLQENYEILAGKFHQLETKFQEQESTLRIFEKQIQDNLNKNSEHPPLSQNALPRTCQAARAANSFLTSGLYWIDPDGSATGDEPIRVYCNMNTGSTEVLHDSESPMDSGHCASPGCYFRHINYKASSRQMAALAELSVQCSQSIKYDCISSPLERNGISYAWWNDRNGNPQYFWSGSNSRVHVCQCGIEQTCFENDVRCNCDSNAKLQLVDQGVITRKKLLPITRLNFGGTHRANSTGMHTLGRFECDGRLSSALNKGFPTSCADLWRNGFVANGLYSIKGSKQVEKVYCDFNKLPSEPDFQTWIGYEDVKSHPVFFQVQKDADVLPHNSTIPFEIELLNVGSAMDISSGVFTVPRSGRYFFTLWGIKDEAAKGTELSLQLNGVQIAQTSSSYGGSYSTYSLQTTLNLQGADQISSSLTSAAIHKKSVSTYSTFFSGWLLEEDIFKN